A genomic window from Leptolyngbya sp. BL0902 includes:
- a CDS encoding GntR family transcriptional regulator, with product MVQFHIQPDSDIPASTQLYDQIWFAIASRQYPPGYRLPSTRQLAMHTGLHRNTISKVYRQLEDAGVVEALPGSGIYVREQGVGESARPQSALWDEFPQARSVVESGLDELLRQGCSLNQARELFLAEIDWRLRCSARVLVTVPSQDIGAGQLIVRELEAALKIPLQLVPLEELDAVLAQARSGTVVTSRYFINEAEAIAAPKSVRVIAVDIYDYKKELSLLKDLPQGTCLGMVSLSTGILRAAEVISYSLRGDDILVMTAQTEDSYKLGAVVRSAQTIVVFDEASLPTVKKTIAAARDDLIRPPHLVVCDNYIGEKSITLLKRELGLD from the coding sequence GTGGTGCAGTTTCATATTCAGCCCGATAGCGACATTCCCGCTTCGACCCAGCTCTACGACCAAATTTGGTTTGCCATTGCCTCCCGGCAGTATCCCCCCGGATACCGACTGCCCAGCACCCGCCAACTGGCGATGCACACGGGCCTACACCGCAACACCATCAGCAAGGTCTACCGCCAGCTTGAGGATGCCGGAGTAGTAGAAGCCCTGCCCGGATCCGGCATCTACGTGCGGGAGCAGGGGGTGGGGGAAAGTGCGCGGCCCCAGTCGGCCCTGTGGGATGAGTTTCCCCAGGCGCGGTCGGTGGTGGAATCGGGTTTGGATGAGTTGCTGCGCCAGGGCTGTTCCCTCAACCAGGCGCGGGAGTTGTTTTTGGCAGAAATTGACTGGCGGCTGCGGTGCAGTGCGCGGGTGCTGGTGACGGTGCCCAGCCAAGACATCGGCGCGGGCCAACTGATTGTGCGGGAACTGGAGGCAGCGCTCAAAATTCCCCTACAACTGGTGCCCCTAGAGGAATTGGATGCGGTGCTGGCCCAGGCTCGGTCTGGCACGGTGGTGACAAGCCGCTACTTCATTAACGAAGCCGAGGCCATCGCCGCCCCCAAATCGGTACGGGTGATTGCTGTTGACATTTACGACTACAAAAAAGAACTCAGCCTGCTGAAGGATTTGCCCCAGGGCACTTGCCTCGGCATGGTCAGCCTCAGCACGGGCATTTTGCGGGCGGCGGAGGTGATTAGCTACAGCCTGCGCGGCGACGACATTTTGGTGATGACCGCCCAAACCGAAGACAGCTATAAACTCGGTGCCGTGGTGCGCAGTGCCCAAACCATCGTGGTGTTTGACGAAGCCAGCCTGCCCACGGTGAAGAAAACCATCGCCGCCGCCCGTGATGACCTGATTCGTCCGCCCCACCTGGTGGTGTGCGACAACTACATCGGCGAAAAATCCATCACCCTGCTGAAGCGAGAACTGGGGCTAGACTAG
- a CDS encoding aromatic ring-hydroxylating oxygenase subunit alpha, with the protein MVAVNDIYLLRNIWYHAMPSADLKRGKMVAKTLLNEPILFGRTNQGKAFAIRDLCPHRAVPLSCGWYDGETVQCCYHGWRFDEHGKCAEIPSLMPEQEMDLSRFDVRSYEVKEVQGNLWVYIPDPDRTKAQPPRFDVPRVPGFGDEVAPNVTYTMRFPCYIDHAVVGLMDPAHSPFVHRSWWWRGGTLNDEIKWFDPSPYGFTMRRHQMPEHMGRGYWLIGGLPENEIIFYLPGVRTEETTTPKNRVVNLTTVTPLTDDQTDVTFQLYWDIPWGNLLKPILPTLIRSFLGQDRDVVIKQQEGLKHESVLRLIKDSDTLARWYYQLKKEYQRSQDESREFVTPVKTQLLKWRA; encoded by the coding sequence GTGGTTGCTGTCAACGATATTTATCTGCTGCGTAATATTTGGTACCATGCCATGCCCAGCGCCGACCTCAAGCGCGGGAAAATGGTGGCCAAGACCCTGCTCAACGAGCCGATTTTGTTTGGCCGCACCAACCAGGGCAAAGCCTTTGCCATCCGCGACCTTTGCCCCCACCGGGCGGTTCCCCTAAGCTGCGGCTGGTACGATGGCGAGACCGTGCAGTGCTGCTACCACGGCTGGCGCTTTGATGAGCATGGCAAGTGCGCCGAAATTCCGTCGTTGATGCCAGAGCAGGAGATGGATCTGAGCCGCTTTGACGTGCGCAGCTACGAGGTCAAAGAAGTGCAGGGCAACCTTTGGGTGTATATCCCCGACCCCGACCGCACAAAGGCCCAACCGCCCCGATTCGACGTGCCCAGGGTGCCCGGTTTTGGCGATGAGGTGGCCCCCAACGTCACCTACACCATGCGCTTTCCCTGCTACATCGACCATGCCGTGGTGGGGTTAATGGACCCGGCCCACTCGCCCTTTGTCCATCGTTCCTGGTGGTGGCGGGGCGGCACCCTCAACGACGAAATCAAATGGTTCGACCCCTCGCCCTACGGCTTCACCATGCGTCGTCACCAAATGCCCGAACACATGGGCCGAGGCTACTGGTTAATTGGCGGCCTACCCGAAAACGAGATCATCTTTTACCTGCCGGGGGTACGCACCGAAGAAACCACGACCCCCAAAAACCGGGTCGTAAACCTAACCACCGTCACGCCCCTCACCGACGACCAAACTGACGTTACCTTTCAGCTCTATTGGGATATCCCCTGGGGCAACCTGCTGAAGCCCATTTTGCCAACCCTGATTCGCTCCTTCTTAGGACAGGATCGGGATGTGGTGATCAAACAACAGGAGGGGCTAAAACACGAATCGGTGCTGCGGCTGATCAAAGATTCCGACACCCTGGCCCGCTGGTACTATCAGCTTAAAAAGGAATACCAGCGCTCCCAGGACGAATCGCGAGAGTTTGTTACTCCCGTCAAAACGCAACTGCTCAAGTGGCGGGCTTAA
- a CDS encoding DUF2283 domain-containing protein: protein MKKISYSKDVDALLIELSQEPIAYAEKNGQVILHYSPDDKLVLVEILDFRRFMSEDAVAALLAS from the coding sequence ATGAAAAAAATTAGCTACAGCAAAGATGTGGATGCCCTGCTGATAGAGCTATCCCAGGAACCCATCGCCTACGCCGAAAAAAATGGTCAGGTGATTCTCCACTACTCCCCCGACGACAAACTCGTTTTGGTTGAAATCCTTGATTTCAGGCGTTTTATGTCGGAAGATGCGGTGGCCGCTCTCCTGGCTTCTTAG
- a CDS encoding TSUP family transporter, which translates to MATVALLFAVAVVAGCVDTIAGGGGLITLPALLMTGMPPAMALATSKLQATGGSVTATLFFLRRQAIQLTAHRWAIATTFLGATLGGWLVLTLDASLLARLIPFLLMALGTYFALSPQVGQMDQQQRLGSTPFALTIAPLIGFYDGFFGPGTGMFMALAFVGLRGYNLTKATAHTKLLNATSNVAALLYFMVFGQIDWRAGLAMFVGQLLGALLGGRLVLKHGPWLIRPMITGVCFVLALRLLLAPPP; encoded by the coding sequence ATGGCCACTGTTGCTCTACTGTTTGCCGTTGCCGTTGTGGCGGGCTGTGTCGATACCATCGCAGGCGGTGGTGGGCTGATTACCCTCCCAGCGCTGCTGATGACGGGGATGCCCCCGGCGATGGCTCTGGCAACCAGTAAGCTCCAGGCCACCGGGGGATCCGTCACCGCGACGCTCTTTTTTCTGAGACGGCAGGCCATCCAACTGACCGCCCATCGCTGGGCCATAGCCACCACGTTTTTGGGGGCAACCCTAGGGGGATGGCTGGTGCTGACCCTGGACGCCAGCCTTCTAGCCCGCCTGATTCCCTTTTTGCTGATGGCCCTGGGCACCTACTTTGCCCTTTCTCCCCAGGTGGGGCAGATGGATCAGCAGCAACGGCTAGGATCGACACCCTTCGCCCTGACCATTGCGCCCCTGATTGGCTTCTACGACGGCTTCTTTGGCCCCGGCACCGGGATGTTTATGGCCCTAGCCTTTGTGGGCCTGCGCGGCTATAACCTTACCAAGGCCACCGCCCACACCAAATTGCTGAACGCCACCAGCAACGTGGCCGCCCTTCTGTATTTCATGGTGTTTGGCCAGATCGATTGGCGGGCCGGACTGGCCATGTTTGTGGGGCAGTTGCTCGGAGCCCTGCTGGGGGGCAGGCTTGTGCTGAAGCATGGCCCATGGCTGATTCGGCCCATGATTACGGGGGTCTGCTTTGTCCTGGCCCTCAGACTGCTGCTGGCACCGCCCCCGTGA
- a CDS encoding Uma2 family endonuclease yields the protein MTTTPATSVQSAKPTVAPPLESGDRLTRPEFERRYATAPVTQAELIEGVVYVASPLRFQQHAEPHSRIHGWVWTYQVMTPGLSLGIEPTVRLDWNNELQPDVVLLINEAAGGQTRVDADGYLEGTPELVIEIAASSAAIDLGAKKQAYRRNGVAEYLVWQAFEQKIDWYHLTEGDYQPLPIDNEGVIRSQRFPGLWLATGAILSGDMAQVLTVLQRGLRSPEHQAFVAQLSTPA from the coding sequence ATGACGACCACTCCCGCGACTTCCGTTCAATCGGCCAAACCCACGGTGGCCCCACCCCTCGAAAGCGGCGACCGTCTGACTCGCCCAGAGTTTGAGCGTCGCTATGCCACTGCCCCCGTCACCCAGGCCGAACTGATTGAAGGAGTTGTCTACGTGGCCTCACCCCTGCGGTTTCAACAACACGCCGAACCCCACAGCCGCATCCATGGTTGGGTGTGGACGTATCAGGTGATGACCCCTGGGCTAAGCCTAGGTATCGAACCCACCGTGCGCCTCGATTGGAATAACGAGCTACAACCCGATGTTGTGCTGCTGATTAACGAAGCTGCCGGGGGCCAAACCCGCGTGGATGCAGACGGCTACCTAGAGGGCACACCGGAACTTGTAATCGAAATTGCCGCCAGCAGCGCCGCCATTGACCTAGGGGCCAAAAAACAAGCCTATCGCCGCAATGGGGTGGCAGAATACCTGGTATGGCAAGCGTTTGAGCAAAAAATTGACTGGTACCACCTCACCGAAGGCGACTATCAACCCCTGCCCATAGACAACGAGGGCGTAATCCGCAGCCAGCGATTTCCGGGGCTGTGGTTAGCGACGGGGGCGATACTTTCCGGCGATATGGCCCAGGTGTTAACGGTGCTGCAAAGGGGGCTGCGATCTCCAGAACATCAGGCTTTTGTGGCGCAGCTTTCTACCCCAGCGTAG
- a CDS encoding alpha/beta hydrolase: MNMKRWGQAVWGSLALGLALSGQVPAQAADTVILEFGPFSRSVSVSALEEFAQGNDASRELAPLLRRLTPDQREGLRTGLTASRDVELVPLSQWFNDPMGEQSLSFLGQMIRTQARLNGQQALRAAVVKAAAEDNTLSLLDVIRHFPTGTLRLDLAQLLFSAQQTLDEAALTHQVLEAVRTQSQQDAAQQILDTAGLPDLTQPGPHGHRQVSLQLTDPARNRTIPVEVVVPQDVATVPGPIPVVVLSHGLGDHPESFLDVAAHAASHGVVMVLPEHIGSNFRQQQAMLNGVARESFLPEEFLDRPLDVRFMLDELSRRNADTFGGRLNLERVAVVGHSFGGYTALALAGATIDFERLAQRCAPNTNIVADVALLLECRALALQSQPAVVEQLATGVADDRVALVMAFAPVANLFGPTGMANIQRPVMILGGALDIVAPVVPQQVSAFSWLTTPDRYLYLADNSSHSPAFTRSISQLLNFDQDLDRSLDEALSISRGVNKALIVAFTQVYAANREEFTPFLTARYAETASADPFRFHMVQALPADILPLLTP, translated from the coding sequence ATGAACATGAAGCGATGGGGTCAGGCGGTGTGGGGATCCTTGGCGCTGGGGCTAGCGCTGAGTGGTCAGGTTCCAGCCCAAGCCGCAGACACCGTGATTTTAGAATTTGGCCCCTTCAGTCGGTCGGTATCGGTGTCGGCCCTGGAGGAATTTGCCCAGGGCAACGATGCCAGTCGAGAATTGGCCCCGCTGCTGCGCCGCCTTACCCCCGACCAACGGGAAGGGCTGCGGACTGGGCTAACGGCCAGCCGGGATGTGGAACTGGTTCCCCTCAGCCAGTGGTTCAACGACCCCATGGGGGAACAGTCCCTCTCCTTTTTGGGCCAGATGATCCGCACCCAGGCGCGGCTGAACGGCCAGCAAGCGCTGCGGGCGGCGGTGGTTAAGGCGGCGGCGGAAGACAACACCCTCTCCCTGCTAGATGTGATTCGCCATTTCCCGACGGGTACCCTGCGGCTAGACCTGGCCCAACTGCTTTTCAGCGCCCAGCAAACCCTAGATGAAGCCGCCCTCACCCATCAGGTGCTCGAAGCCGTGCGAACCCAGTCTCAGCAGGACGCCGCCCAGCAAATCCTTGACACCGCTGGCCTGCCCGACCTCACCCAACCCGGCCCCCATGGCCACCGTCAGGTGTCGCTGCAACTGACGGATCCAGCCCGCAACCGCACCATTCCGGTGGAGGTGGTGGTGCCCCAGGATGTGGCCACCGTCCCCGGCCCGATTCCGGTGGTGGTGCTGTCCCACGGCCTAGGCGACCACCCCGAAAGCTTCTTGGATGTGGCGGCCCACGCGGCTTCCCACGGTGTAGTCATGGTGTTGCCCGAACACATTGGCAGCAACTTTAGACAGCAGCAGGCCATGCTCAACGGTGTTGCCCGCGAGAGCTTTCTACCCGAAGAATTCCTCGACCGTCCCCTGGACGTCCGGTTTATGCTGGACGAACTGAGCCGCCGCAACGCCGATACCTTTGGCGGACGGCTGAACTTAGAGCGGGTGGCCGTAGTGGGCCACTCCTTTGGGGGCTACACGGCTCTAGCCTTGGCCGGGGCTACCATCGACTTCGAGCGCCTAGCCCAGCGCTGCGCCCCCAACACCAACATCGTGGCGGATGTGGCCTTGCTCTTAGAATGCCGCGCCTTGGCCCTGCAATCTCAGCCCGCCGTGGTCGAGCAACTGGCCACGGGGGTAGCCGATGATCGGGTGGCCTTGGTGATGGCCTTTGCCCCAGTAGCCAACCTCTTTGGCCCCACGGGGATGGCGAATATCCAGCGTCCGGTCATGATTTTGGGAGGAGCCCTCGATATTGTGGCTCCGGTGGTGCCCCAGCAAGTATCAGCCTTTAGCTGGCTAACCACCCCCGACCGCTACCTCTACCTGGCGGACAACAGCTCCCACAGCCCTGCGTTTACCCGATCCATCAGCCAATTGCTCAACTTTGACCAAGACCTCGACCGCAGCCTCGATGAGGCCCTCAGCATCTCACGGGGGGTAAACAAAGCGCTCATTGTGGCCTTCACCCAGGTCTATGCGGCTAACCGAGAGGAGTTTACCCCCTTTCTCACCGCCCGCTACGCAGAAACCGCCAGTGCTGATCCCTTCCGCTTCCACATGGTTCAAGCCCTACCCGCCGACATCCTGCCGCTGCTCACACCCTAG
- a CDS encoding WD40 repeat domain-containing serine/threonine-protein kinase, whose amino-acid sequence MDSLCLNPQCAQPVNPAAALRCQSCGAPLRLNQRYRCGAVLGQGGFGRTYRAVDEGVQPPEVCVIKQLWPDSKGFRQDKTPEAQRQRFWQEAEQLATLGYHPQIPRLLEALDTEQGQFLVQEYIPGPNLDQLNPPLEEAQIRRLLSDLLPVLQFVHEHQVIHRDIKPANIIAPSDDRPWVLVDFGASKTVNLEAMAQTGTVIGSAGYAAPEQTLGKAVFASDIFSLGLTALHLLTGLHPFDLYAVGEDAWIWQPFLTQPISPALTRVLDRMVNRRLKERYRSAQEVMADLRWGSLSPVPSSPGKAFPMPKFLGTRRLRPYPTPVGRGDLAPTPPPTWQARHRIDLPGIVVQDLAISPQGCTLAAACADGSVRLWDCTNGQLLHQFRKTLRRPGHRGKVNAVTFGANETVISGGEDGQVIQWNLAHPGDRQRLPLTSWQVSALALGPDGDTLAVACGDGRIYLVSPSQQFQPKVLVHHQAAVTTLAVNVTDKLLISGGQDRTIRLWSLPAGRLSHTITAPKAPITALACHPQDGRIVSGDAQGNVQVWTAQASDQGSLIQRFSTSITALALSSDGQWLAIGTEAGRLTLMNLAQLSLGEPDPGQPMRHDWSVTALAFTPDSRMIVSASADETLRFWCC is encoded by the coding sequence ATGGACAGCCTCTGCCTTAACCCCCAATGTGCCCAGCCCGTTAACCCGGCTGCGGCCCTGCGGTGCCAGTCTTGCGGTGCGCCTTTGCGGCTGAATCAGCGCTATCGGTGTGGGGCGGTGCTGGGGCAGGGGGGCTTTGGCCGTACCTATCGGGCGGTGGATGAGGGCGTTCAGCCGCCGGAAGTTTGCGTCATCAAGCAGCTTTGGCCAGATTCCAAAGGTTTTCGCCAAGATAAAACGCCTGAAGCACAACGACAACGGTTTTGGCAGGAGGCCGAACAGCTCGCCACCCTGGGCTACCATCCCCAAATTCCCCGGCTGTTAGAAGCCTTGGATACCGAACAAGGTCAGTTTTTAGTGCAGGAATACATCCCTGGCCCCAACCTCGACCAACTGAATCCGCCGCTAGAGGAAGCCCAGATTCGCCGCCTGCTGAGCGACCTGCTGCCTGTGCTGCAATTTGTCCACGAGCATCAGGTCATCCACCGCGACATCAAACCCGCCAACATCATCGCCCCCTCGGATGATCGGCCCTGGGTGCTGGTGGATTTTGGCGCGTCCAAAACCGTGAACCTGGAGGCGATGGCCCAAACCGGAACTGTGATCGGCAGTGCGGGCTATGCCGCCCCCGAACAAACCCTCGGCAAGGCCGTCTTTGCCAGCGATATTTTCAGCCTCGGCCTCACTGCCCTGCACCTGCTGACCGGGCTTCATCCCTTCGACCTCTATGCCGTGGGCGAGGATGCCTGGATCTGGCAACCGTTCCTTACCCAACCCATCAGCCCTGCCCTGACCCGCGTTCTAGACCGAATGGTGAACCGTCGCCTGAAGGAACGCTACCGCAGCGCCCAGGAGGTGATGGCCGACCTGCGATGGGGCAGTCTTTCCCCAGTCCCGTCTTCCCCAGGCAAAGCCTTCCCGATGCCAAAGTTCTTGGGGACGAGGAGACTTCGCCCCTACCCGACTCCTGTGGGACGAGGAGACCTCGCCCCTACCCCACCCCCCACGTGGCAAGCCCGCCACCGCATCGATCTCCCCGGAATTGTGGTTCAGGATTTAGCCATCAGCCCCCAAGGTTGCACCCTGGCGGCGGCCTGTGCGGATGGGTCGGTGCGCCTGTGGGACTGTACCAATGGTCAGCTTTTGCACCAGTTTCGCAAAACCCTGCGCAGACCGGGGCATCGGGGCAAGGTGAACGCAGTGACGTTTGGCGCTAACGAAACGGTGATTAGCGGCGGCGAAGATGGGCAGGTGATTCAGTGGAATTTGGCCCATCCAGGTGATCGTCAACGGCTTCCCCTCACGAGTTGGCAGGTGTCGGCCCTGGCTTTAGGCCCCGACGGCGATACCCTGGCGGTGGCCTGTGGCGATGGGCGGATTTATCTGGTGTCCCCCTCGCAGCAGTTTCAGCCCAAGGTGTTGGTGCATCACCAAGCTGCCGTGACGACCCTGGCCGTTAACGTGACCGACAAGCTTCTGATCAGCGGTGGCCAAGACCGCACGATTCGCCTGTGGTCGCTGCCCGCCGGACGGCTGAGCCACACCATCACCGCCCCCAAAGCCCCGATTACGGCCCTGGCTTGCCACCCCCAGGATGGCCGCATCGTCAGCGGCGATGCCCAGGGCAATGTGCAGGTGTGGACGGCGCAAGCTTCTGATCAGGGATCGCTGATCCAACGGTTTTCCACCTCGATTACGGCTTTGGCCTTGAGTTCTGATGGGCAGTGGCTCGCTATCGGCACCGAGGCCGGACGACTGACCCTGATGAATTTGGCCCAGTTGAGCTTGGGGGAACCTGATCCGGGGCAACCGATGCGCCACGATTGGTCGGTAACGGCCCTCGCCTTTACCCCCGATAGCCGCATGATCGTCAGTGCCAGTGCCGATGAAACCCTGCGCTTTTGGTGCTGTTGA
- a CDS encoding dienelactone hydrolase family protein codes for MSSLVRSATVSITSGDLSIPAYLAEPSREGHFGGVVVIQEVFGVNSHIRDVTERIAGAGYVAIAPHIYHRQAPHFEVDYTDEGLTQGRQYKTGTHAEELLSDVQGAIDFLLAKDNVRPGGVGCIGFCFGGHVAYLAATLPQVKATASFYGAGIVNSTPGGGEPTLSRTGDIGGTLYGFFGDQDPLISLEEVDQMEEALKAHQVPHQIFRYPDADHGFFCDQRYSYNAAAAQDAWERVLDLFSKTL; via the coding sequence ATGTCTTCCCTTGTCCGTAGCGCCACCGTTTCCATCACCAGCGGCGACCTGTCTATCCCCGCCTATCTGGCCGAACCCTCCCGTGAGGGCCACTTTGGCGGCGTGGTGGTCATCCAAGAAGTCTTTGGCGTCAACAGCCACATCCGCGACGTGACGGAACGCATCGCCGGAGCGGGCTACGTGGCCATCGCTCCCCACATCTACCACCGCCAAGCCCCCCACTTTGAGGTGGACTACACCGACGAGGGCTTAACCCAGGGCCGTCAATACAAAACGGGCACCCACGCCGAGGAACTGCTGAGCGACGTGCAGGGGGCGATTGACTTCCTGCTGGCCAAGGACAACGTGCGTCCCGGCGGCGTGGGCTGCATTGGGTTTTGCTTTGGGGGCCATGTGGCCTACCTGGCGGCGACCCTGCCCCAGGTGAAGGCCACCGCCTCCTTCTACGGTGCGGGCATCGTCAACAGCACACCGGGCGGCGGCGAACCCACCCTCAGCCGCACGGGCGACATCGGCGGCACCCTCTACGGCTTCTTTGGCGACCAGGATCCGCTGATTTCCCTGGAGGAAGTGGATCAGATGGAGGAGGCGCTGAAGGCCCATCAGGTGCCCCACCAAATCTTCCGCTACCCCGACGCCGACCACGGTTTCTTCTGCGACCAGCGCTACAGCTACAACGCCGCCGCCGCCCAAGACGCCTGGGAACGGGTGCTGGATTTATTCAGCAAAACCCTCTAG